In Cydia amplana chromosome 25, ilCydAmpl1.1, whole genome shotgun sequence, one genomic interval encodes:
- the LOC134659474 gene encoding zinc finger protein 239-like codes for MTKDATASGRLQRAAGGRRTQRAKTTTPEHSRTHHSDAACDVTLSAACGVCNSTDALTQTPQQLHAFLTSMPCPPLVPLSRPRSTPQPQANHTGKTQKQQRSDNTDTKNYVCDTCGKTYPQKYLLIRHLQLHLKAKIDIKINRKTYDCGTCGLHFSNETELQKHKLSKGHTGLRKYPCDVCEREFSCASSFNLHKMIHSGEKPFPCEICGKRFRRQNELDKHIIRIHTNERPYKCEACEKRFKTVADLRLHIRLHTGEKPFTCDICHKSFYASEAMTKHRRVHAGERPYKCETCEMQFTHRSVLTTHIRTHTGEKPYSCEVCGRKFSQRNILVNHRRTHTGEKFSCDVCNKQFTRTSKLKVHKLKHVDETAKKVDDDH; via the exons ATGACTAAAGACGCAACGGCCAGCGGGCGGCTGCAGCGGGCGGCGGGGGGACGCCGCACGCAGCGAGCGAAAACGACCACTCCCGAGCATTCTCGAACACACCATTCAGACGctgcgtgcgacgtgacgttgtcggctgcgtgcggcgtctgca ATTCAACTGACGCGTTAACGCAAACTCCGCAACAACTACACGCCTTCCTCACCTCCATGCCTTGTCCCCCTCTCGTGCCGCTCAGCAGACCCCGCTCCACTCCGCAACCACAAGCGAACCACACCGGAAAAACTCAAAAACAACAACGGAGCGACAATACTGACACAAAAAACTACGTCTGTGACACTTGCGGGAAAACATATCCACAGAAATACCTACTAATCCGACATCTTCAACTCCACCTCAAAGCTAagatagatataaaaataaatagaaagACATACGACTGTGGTACATGTGGACTACACTTCTCAAACGAAACAGAACTACAGAAGCATAAGTTAAGCAAAGGTCACACTGGACTCAGGAAATACCCGTGCGACGTCTGCGAAAGAGAATTTTCATGCGCAAGCTCCTTTAACTTACATAAAATGATCCACAGTGGGGAGAAACCGTTCCCCTGCGAAATATGCGGAAAGCGGTTCAGACGACAGAATGAATTGGACAAACATATTATCAGAATACATACTAATGAACGGCCGTATAAGTGTGAAGCGTGTGAAAAGCGATTTAAAACTGTAGCTGATTTACGTCTACATATAAGGTTACACACTGGTGAAAAACCGTTTACATGCGACATATGTCACAAAAGCTTTTATGCTTCCGAAGCTATGACTAAACATAGACGGGTCCACGCTGGCGAGAGGCCATACAAGTGTGAAACTTGTGAAATGCAGTTCACGCATAGAAGCGTTTTAACCACACACATACGAACCCACACCGGTGAAAAGCCATACTCATGCGAAGTATGTGGGAGAAAGTTTTCACAAAGAAACATATTAGTGAATCATAGGAGAACTCATACTGGTGAAAAGTTTTCATGTGATGTATGTAATAAGCAGTTTACACGTACTTCTAAATTGAAGGTACATAAATTGAAACATGTGGACGAAACCGCAAAGAAAGTAGACGATGATCActaa